cgtgtacttagatttgggtgcatgttaaagagccccagctggtccaaatttcgTGAGTCCCCTCCTACGGCATGCatcgtaatcgtatcgtggtttttgcacgtaaaaagctataatttaattttttaacgatCTTCGCTTGTCTTGCGACCGTTGCTGCCTCATGTCTTCCTGTCCTGCAGAATCTATCGCTCGCAAGTAGTCGTTTCCAAAGCCTCACCGCGGCCTGTGCAGATAGCGAGTCTTGCAAAAGCAACTGGACAAACGTGCAACATTTTCCATCTTGTTTCGCAAAGGTTCATTGCAAAATATCCTTAAATTCTGCTGAAACACTCACGCGCCAAATAATGGATAAGAGAGTTCTAACGTACGATTCGCAGTAGAGCGCCGGTAATGACCGATGTACACATACTGAACATTACCTGCTCAAAGACGCCAGTTGTGCTGCTGCGTGTGATTCTTAGGCGTCGAGCAGTTTCTGCAGCTTCGCCGAAGGACAGCGTGGCCGCAGGTCCTGGCAATGGGACAGCACAAAACAAGCCCTTTGTCACCCTCGCGTGGCACTTGTGTGACAAATCCACTAACACAGTTCGCGCTCAGTCGAAGCGCTGTACAGAAGTGGGTAGGGAATTATAAGCTTCGGGGCACTCAGGCGACGGCAAGCCATTTTATTTCCTAGCGAAATAATCAACTTTCAACAGGAACACCTGCACAATGAACACTACAACTTCTCCTTTATTCCAGTTGCGTCTAGCGTTCCACAACGGAGCGTGCTTGATGCTTTGGTTTTTCTAGCATATATGATTGATTTGCCTAACTGCATGTCGTCGCGAGTAAGACAGTTCGCCAATGATTGCACacacaaaaatgactttagactgtctatagaaagtctatagacatattgtagacgaccttgcctttctatagatttagAATGTAGGTGATACAAAGtgtatagactgtctatagacgaaggTTCATAAAGttcctatttctttttgtctattcgcagtctatacacggtctatagaaaaaagttgataaggtgtttgtttcttctttgtctacTTCCGCTCtttagactacctatagacgagaGTCAACACTGTCTCTATTAAATTTTCCctattatttgtctatagactttctatagacgaaagtcgattagatttctatttctttttgtatatacGCAATCTATAGATGGGCTATAGGAAAAAGTCGATAAAGTGTTTGTAGcgttttgaatgaatgaataagtaaataaataaatgcaggtCATTTACAGCGAATTTGTCTTCGAACTTATACGTAGAAATTCCTCAGGTACTCTCAGCCATTCTTCAACTGTTTCGCTGAAACAGCGTAGCCTACATCAGCTGCTACTCAAAATTTTCTTGTTTTGGGGCAAGGTTGTGATTACGTTTCGAAACAACATTTTCAAAGGTGTAACAAAACGTGAAAACTGCCTCAACTGACTGTGTTTTTTTCTCGTGGCTTACATGGAAAATGGTTAAGCTGATTTCACATACGGTCGGCCAGACACAATAGCACGACCGAAAAAGTGCATGCTGTTGAATGAGCGGCCATAATTAAATACAATGAGCTGGCACCGCTAGCAACGTCTCCTACGTTGTATAGTTTCCGCGATACGGAAAATACTGACTTGAGCACACATTTGCTGTGCTTGTACAATGTACTGTTTTTAACTATACTGTACTCTAGGCCAAGGGATGCGGAAATAATTTACATACAAAAACTGAAAAGAACACACACCGTGGAACAGTACACTGTGGTATACTTATTTCTGTGTATGTAGTGGTGAGGAAGTGAAGTCTCACTGTAACACATTACCGTCTGTTTGAAAGGCGAAGCGTAATTATATCGAAAGATTCGTCAATAAACCCACACTTGGGAAGTTTCTCTACAAGAATGTCATAACAAACCGTGTCAGTTGAGTTATATCGATAAATATTACGACTGCGATTCTGCTGTAGTGGAGTTCCTGGTTCTCTGGGTGAGAACAAGACCACCTTTAGCACTTGGCCTGCTCGTGGGTAGTGCTGATGTTATGCCTAATTGCAAAGGCTTTTATATATTTATAgaatattttctcgaaaatcCGATCGAATGTATTACCTTTGATGGAAGCCAGCGGACCGATGGCTGAGAGAGCAGAGGAGCAATGGGCGCTGTCGTCAGCGCCatcttggaggatcgcgggacaCCAGCAGGACGTGCGCAACAGCAGAGCCGCCATTCCCTCCGTTGACCACGCATAGGCGGAGCGGGCTGCAAAGTTAGGAAGGGACGCTTGGATCGGAACACCACTTGCGCCTTGCTTTCCTCTCGATAGCAGAACATGTTCAAGACATGCCCAACTTTGTTACCCTCCTTATCTTGCTGCCCTCAAAACATCATGTGTGTACTTGAACCATTCGACTGCAGGCCATCTCTGAATCCTTGTGGTAGAAAACCACACGGCAGCGCAAGGCCATCGCTCTCTGGGCTGGAACGGCTTCTTTTGACTAGTGGTCATTCTTAATGAGTAACACGCTTCACTGGAGGAAACTATTTCACTGCTTCGCAGCTGTCCAACACTAATGACAAGGGTGAAGAATGCGGCAGCGGTTACGAAGGACGGTTACCGATGCTTCAGTACACAGGTTGATGGTAGAATATAGTCAGTCAGTTTATTGATAATTTTTTTCGCAGGTAAACCAGACGCGCATGCCTTTCATTAACTAGCAATGTCCTGTGTTAGTACAGTTCGCAACaattttcaggcggcttgtcttTCTCTCGCGAGGAACGCAAGGCGCGAGTCTCGCGAGCGGCAGTTGGGCAGCACGTGGCCTCATAGATCGAACACTTTGGCTCCGTTGCGGTCTGGGAGACGGCGGACAACCCTGACCGTGTGATGCAGGTGCCAAGCCATGCactattaaattatggggttttacgtgccaaaaccactttctgattaggaggcacgccgtagtggaggacaacggaaatttcgaccacctagggttctttaatgtgcacctaaatctaagtaaatcTGCTTTAATGCATTCGCCTTCCATTTAGTGCAGGAAAAATAAGCATATGAGAAAGACTCCCGTTGAAAACGACAAGAAAGCTGAAGGCAGCGCTGGCGATCGGTCGAAGAGGCCAGTGAGCTTCAATGACACAcatcctctgtttttttttttttggcgttgcGTTTCCGCTTTCAGGCACACACTCAAGCTGGATTCACGTGGCGGCGGACCAAATTGTGCTGACGAGCATTAAGTGACTCAGTGTTGCCCAACCACTGCGCACAAAAGTACGAAGCAGATAAGCTGCTGGCGGAGCAGTTCATTGTGGCTCAGTCATGTGATGCTCACCCGAGGAATTTGCTCCGTTGTGTGAACCCAGCTTGACTCGCTGGCGAAGAGAGGCAGCCTATAAAATATATATGTCACCATGTCGGTGGTCGCGGACAGATTCATTTTATGGCCCCTACGTGCACCAGTAATGAATACCGGCTGTGTAGCTACCCTGGTGGACGAGCTGGATAGCTTGAACACGGTTGTTTGCGGAGTCTGTTGACAGGGCGACATACTATGGCAGAAAGTGCGAAAACGTGACTGAAATAAGGAGTACAGACGACAAGGGCCATGGCGAGTTGATTTCCGTGTATTGTGGCCAAATCCTCCGGCGTGTATGATTCCGAGAAAAATGGAAACAAGTATCGGTCCCTCTTGTCACAGCACGCCATAATCCGAGGCACAAACGGCACTGCTTTCCTTCCGATAATATTCCGTAGGATGTGGAGGCTGGGGATGCCTAAAGGAAGGAACGAAGTGCTAGGAAGTGGGTGTTAGGCGATAAAGTCGGAGTGGCAGGCAGCCCTACAGGAACGCTACAGGAAGGCGCGACTCGACGGAAAAGTGCGGGCGAAAGGGAGGGGGCATCACGGCCTATCACGTCAAACTCGATCCCGCAAGGCTGTGTTATCAGCGCGTTCCAAggccgcgcaagctctcgcctgtgttCGAGCTTCACCTCGGTAATCGctatgaagaaataaaaaaaaaacagaataaactAGAAAGGAAAGACATTGGCCGTAGTGAGTTTCGAATGTAGTAACCCACGTTCAGAAGAGACGCGTGTTGCCCACTGGGCTAAACGAGCGGTTCGTTGGCCTTCCCACTTTGATTTATGAGATCATGGCTGCTAAGCCGGGCGTGACGAATGCAATGACATCAACATCACCATGACATACTCGAGGGCGTCCCCATTAGATTTCATGGCAGGCGGGCAACGTAGCATTACGTCACGTGTCATATTGCACCGGCCTTGTgccatctaggaggcgttggccaagtgTCTTATCGCGCTCATAActagaaggaccgctcagcggcgttcagttgTAAATTAAGGCTTTCGCATTCAAACTCATAACAAGTGCCTTGGTGTACTAAGATTTTTTACGTCGAAGTTCGCTCCCCTAGGATCGTGTCTGTGTGTtcacacaaaactatcatcatctgGATTGGCTCCAGtgccatcgtcttcttccacagctggctcgttggcatCCGCGGGCGCTatcgcgcgaacgcgctcgtgccactgctcccgcattcgtcgtcgtcattatttatttaaaaataagaagccgtaaccaattttacagcgaattACACCGAAGCTGTTTAAGGCTAGTTCCCCCAGAATTGTGTCCGTGTGTAGGCAAAATACGTGGACCAATCCCGAAGATGGCGCAATGCCAGGCCGCCCCGTGGCGTAGGTTGACCTGTGGcgccattaagaggaagcttcagctcggctgCTGCTCTCCAAAATACACGTAAAAtcagaattagtttttctcggtaaccactgcgtaaaacttgacgaggtttgttagttctaaaagaaaaacttaagatctagttATTCATTTAGAtcggtcaattttttttattaaaattggcaatAATCGTGAATATTCAGGAAACGAGACTACCAAGTTTACGAGACCGTAACcaagcaataaaaaaagatatcagaattctgtgtattgcatctgatagtacatataaagccgataaaattgatatgttgcacatgaatctcaaaaagcTTAGTAaagtgtaaatacagcttttgcacaaCCCACGTAAACTACGTAACAAATTCCC
This window of the Dermacentor albipictus isolate Rhodes 1998 colony unplaced genomic scaffold, USDA_Dalb.pri_finalv2 scaffold_26, whole genome shotgun sequence genome carries:
- the LOC139052541 gene encoding uncharacterized protein, producing MAALLLRTSCWCPAILQDGADDSAHCSSALSAIGPLASIKGPAATLSFGEAAETARRLRITRSSTTGVFEQCPDLPACWPSATLRWLLDAGESHAAAAPRAARTSPGASLTAAVAPPAIPCCRTGSRGLLFL